A stretch of DNA from Agrobacterium cucumeris:
TCGTCGGTGTAGCGCAGATAATAGGTCGGCCCGTGGCTACCCATCTGGTGCAGCACGATGACGCTATCCTTCGTGACGTTGTTGAGCCAGGCGTCGAGCTTGTCGAAGAAGATATCGTCGCGGCATTCTCCGCCGGTGCAGAAGCGGCTGTCATTGGTGGATGGCAGGTCGAAATAGGGGATACGGTCGGCGACGTTCTTGCTGCCGGTATTGTTGTCCAGCCATGTGGCGCTGACACCGGCGTGGACGAGGACGTCCATGACGTTTTCATTCGCGAGCGCCTTGCTATGGCTATATTGCGAACGCGGGAATTTCGAGAACATGCAGGGAATGGACATCGCCGTCGCGGTGCCGCAGCTGGTCGTGTTGGGGAAATAGATCACGTCGCGCTTGGCCAGTTCCGGATTGGTGTTGCGCCCATAGCCGTTCAGGGAAAAATTCGCGGCGCGAGCGGTTTCGCCCGCAACGATGACGGTGATGCGCGGCTTATGGACACCTCCAGCGGCGGGAAGAACCTTCGCATCCCTGCCGATTGGGCTGACCTGTATTTCGGCTTCCTGACCGGCCTGCGTGAAATAATGGACGGCGGACATCATCGGCGACAACGGGTTGACGCTTTTGACGATATCCTTGTGCTGCCGGATGGCAGTCGTGAATGTCTTTGAATTCGCAAAGCTGATGATGCCGACGATGCCGAGGCACACCAGGATGCTGATGGTGTTCCACAAAAGCTTGTCGAGGATTGGTCGATGCCGGATGCGGATGGCGGCAATGACGATGGACGGCACCAGTCCATAAATCGCCATGTGCCAGACAAAGCCGGGGGTAATCAGATTGCCCGCTTCCGCCTGCGTGGTTTCCATGGCGTTGCGGATCATGTCGCTGTCGATGACAACGCCGTAGCGGTCCATGAACCAGGAGGCGGCAGCCGCTGCGAATATGACGAAGACCAGAAACGGCTTGATGAGATA
This window harbors:
- a CDS encoding phosphoethanolamine transferase, which produces MDLALALFTAKATGVESYRPEIGSVPLSLLTAAYLLFFMNQTFWSKVHTYLSAYPVAIVALYVAMAALFGALITIFSAKYLIKPFLVFVIFAAAAASWFMDRYGVVIDSDMIRNAMETTQAEAGNLITPGFVWHMAIYGLVPSIVIAAIRIRHRPILDKLLWNTISILVCLGIVGIISFANSKTFTTAIRQHKDIVKSVNPLSPMMSAVHYFTQAGQEAEIQVSPIGRDAKVLPAAGGVHKPRITVIVAGETARAANFSLNGYGRNTNPELAKRDVIYFPNTTSCGTATAMSIPCMFSKFPRSQYSHSKALANENVMDVLVHAGVSATWLDNNTGSKNVADRIPYFDLPSTNDSRFCTGGECRDDIFFDKLDAWLNNVTKDSVIVLHQMGSHGPTYYLRYTDEFRKFTPDCRTAELGNCSDAEIVNSYDNTLLYTDHFLSTVIDKLKARSDRLATGMIYASDHGESLGENGVYLHGAPYLLAPDQQTHVPFLVWFDDDFAKSMGLNRACLAKSAAEGGRSHDNYFHSILGMMNVSTSVYDPSLDVFGGCTQRQSS